The genomic interval TCAGCTGATTACGATTGAAGCCTTCTACATGAATAAACGTTTTACGTTCCATTTGATTTCCGATAACCCCTGCTCTTACTTTCCCACGCGCCTCAATCACGCCTCCAATTAATTTACCGTACTGTTCGTCTGTTATAATATTTTGTCCCTTTAATGTACTGCCCAGTGAATAATAACCGATATGAATATTTCCCCCAGCCTCTAAACAACATTCATTTGCATGCTTAACGTAAATATTTCTCCCTGCAGCAATTTTGGATTTACCTTTTCCAAAAATACCACCTTTAATAAAGACATCTCCTAGCTTTGATTCAATCATTTCAACATTGCCCACACCAAGCTCACCTAAAATCGAAATGTCTTTCGTTGCAGTGACTGAAAAACCGTCCAATACTGTTCCTTTAATTGTCACATTTCCATCAAAATTAATATTTCCTGTCTCTACGCCAACATCCCCCTCAATGATAAAGTGATTTCCGACGGTGACTTTTCCTGAATGAAATTCGACTACACCATTTATTAAAGCGCGAAGAACAATCTTTCCATCCTCTTTAAAAGCACCCACTGTTTTTGGATCATAGAGAAGCTTTTTATTTTTACCATTTGGAATAATGACATATTCCCCTGTAATTCTTTTTCCAGGAATCGAGCTGGTTGGAGGAATTTTCTCTCCAAGCCAATCCCCTTTTTTTACTTGATCCAAGAAGTTCATATCATAATAATCAGCTTTCCCATTATCACGAATGGCAGGCTTTCGTTCTGAACGTTTATAGTATGTAATCACTGCATCACTTCCGGGCACAGGTTCTTGCCCTTTAGCAATCACAATACTTTCATTCACAACTAGCTCATTTTGAATTACATGTATTAGAATCCCTTTCGTAATTTTCTCTTGATTAAGATGGTTGAATATATCGGAGACGATTTCGGAGTAATGCTGGTGAAGGTATTGATTTGTACAATTCAATTTTATAGAAGCAGACATTTTGTCTGAAGTAATTCCCCATTCAATAATTGGTTTTTTTCTGCCTGCACGAACTTTACTACCACTCGCAGCTGTAATTGCATCATTAATGCTCTTCAAATCTAAATCTAATTGTGGATTTTGAACCATAATCGAATGAATCTGCAAAAACGAGCAACCTTTTTGGTAGACGGTTAAATAAATGAGCCCATCTTCTTCCTCTAATAACATTTCATCATTTTTTTCGATAATCATAGAAGTACCTCCATTAACCAACTTTTGAACTATTTACATATTATTATATAACAATCGAGTCAGAAATTTTGACTAAATTATGAATAATTTGTACTAATCCATAAGTAAGCGTTATCAAAAAAATAATCCCCAATAACTATAAGTACTGGGGATTCCTAACTCTCTCATGAAGCTTTATGTTCTAAGCGAAGCTTGTCTGCTACCATTGCAATAAATTCAGAATTCGTCGGTTTAGCTTTTGTCATACTGACCGTATAGCCAAACAAAGATGAAATTGATTCAATATTTCCTCGGCTCCAAGCAACCTCAATCGCATGTCGAATAGCTCGCTCTACTCGGCTTGCTGTTGTATTATATTTCTTAGCAATATCAGGATATAATACTTTTGTAATCGAGCCCAATAATTCTATATCATTGTAAACCATTGCAATAGCTTCCCTTAAATACAAATATCCTTTAATATGGGCAGGTACACCAATCTCATGGATAATGCTTGTAATACTCGCATCGAGATTTTTCGGTTTTGCTTCCGGTTGTGTACGATAGGCTGTTTGTGTCGTATTCTT from Peribacillus asahii carries:
- a CDS encoding DUF342 domain-containing protein, with protein sequence MIIEKNDEMLLEEEDGLIYLTVYQKGCSFLQIHSIMVQNPQLDLDLKSINDAITAASGSKVRAGRKKPIIEWGITSDKMSASIKLNCTNQYLHQHYSEIVSDIFNHLNQEKITKGILIHVIQNELVVNESIVIAKGQEPVPGSDAVITYYKRSERKPAIRDNGKADYYDMNFLDQVKKGDWLGEKIPPTSSIPGKRITGEYVIIPNGKNKKLLYDPKTVGAFKEDGKIVLRALINGVVEFHSGKVTVGNHFIIEGDVGVETGNINFDGNVTIKGTVLDGFSVTATKDISILGELGVGNVEMIESKLGDVFIKGGIFGKGKSKIAAGRNIYVKHANECCLEAGGNIHIGYYSLGSTLKGQNIITDEQYGKLIGGVIEARGKVRAGVIGNQMERKTFIHVEGFNRNQLKEELNEILIHYKTKIQELEDIKERLNVYDTFMDELNAVQNKQYEQTTLEFEKITEDIFKFDQKRKVLMGILESKGDGEITIGQVAYPDTNLQIKSMRKKLVESTKGTFFVQDNNMHFEK
- the spo0A gene encoding sporulation transcription factor Spo0A is translated as MKKIKVCVVDDNRELVALLEEYISAQDDMEVMAVAHNGQECLNMLENVHPDILILDIIMPHLDGLGVLEKLREQRGTMPHVIMLTAFGQEDVTKKAVDLGAAYFILKPFDLESLVNHIRQVSGKGQVVMKNTTQTAYRTQPEAKPKNLDASITSIIHEIGVPAHIKGYLYLREAIAMVYNDIELLGSITKVLYPDIAKKYNTTASRVERAIRHAIEVAWSRGNIESISSLFGYTVSMTKAKPTNSEFIAMVADKLRLEHKAS